One Nicotiana tomentosiformis chromosome 4, ASM39032v3, whole genome shotgun sequence genomic window carries:
- the LOC104118591 gene encoding uncharacterized protein isoform X3, with amino-acid sequence MAVTLAIALKSLFAVLGCLASAVVIYTVVTDGLPFRLELLTPWMAATLIDFYINIFAIGSWVAYKESNWITALLWAVLLFCLGSITTCGYIILQFLNLSTQESIQDPIYFVLLRRQKKNETEQRRKCSLLTARILSLVLGCLMLGTLIYTIVTDGSPFRRDVFTPWLSATLVDFYVNIVALSVWVAYKESSWLSAAFWIILLICFGSISTCAYIALQLFSLSSQDPVYLILFSSRNSCSY; translated from the exons ATGGCTGTAACATTGGCAATTGCATTAAAAAGTCTCTTCGCCGTGTTGGGATGTTTGGCCTCAGCCGTTGTAATCTATACTGTCGTCACAGATGGCCTCCCTTTCCGCTTAGAACTCCTCACCCc GTGGATGGCAGCAACCTTGATAGATTTCTACATCAACATTTTTGCAATAGGG TCCTGGGTTGCCTACAAGGAATCGAACTGGATTACTGCACTACTTTGGGCGGTCTTGCTGTTCTGTTTAGGAAG CATTACTACATGTGGCTACATTATCTTGCAGTTCCTGAATCTTTCAACTCAAGAATCTATACAGGATCCAATTTACTTTGTCCTATTACGACGCCAGAAAAA GAATGAAACAGAACAAAGGAGGAAGTGTTCTCTTTTAACTGCAAGAATTCTATCTCTTGTTTTGGGCTGTCTGATGCTAGGGACACTGATTTACACCATTGTAACTGATGGTTCTCCATTTCGCAGAGATGTTTTCACTCC GTGGCTGTCAGCAACACTAGTTGATTTCTATGTCAATATTGTGGCTCTCTCG GTCTGGGTTGCATATAAGGAATCAAGTTGGCTAAGTGCAGCTTTCTGGATAATACTATTAATTTGTTTTGGCAG CATCAGCACATGCGCCTATATTGCTCTACAGCTTTTCAGTCTCTCATCTCAAGATCCCGTCTACCTTATTCTTTTCAGCAGCCGCAACAG TTGTTCTTACTAG
- the LOC104118591 gene encoding uncharacterized protein isoform X1 encodes MAVTLAIALKSLFAVLGCLASAVVIYTVVTDGLPFRLELLTPWMAATLIDFYINIFAIGSWVAYKESNWITALLWAVLLFCLGSITTCGYIILQFLNLSTQESIQDPIYFVLLRRQKKNETEQRRKCSLLTARILSLVLGCLMLGTLIYTIVTDGSPFRRDVFTPWLSATLVDFYVNIVALSVWVAYKESSWLSAAFWIILLICFGSISTCAYIALQLFSLSSQDPVYLILFSSRNRAENGYEGIN; translated from the exons ATGGCTGTAACATTGGCAATTGCATTAAAAAGTCTCTTCGCCGTGTTGGGATGTTTGGCCTCAGCCGTTGTAATCTATACTGTCGTCACAGATGGCCTCCCTTTCCGCTTAGAACTCCTCACCCc GTGGATGGCAGCAACCTTGATAGATTTCTACATCAACATTTTTGCAATAGGG TCCTGGGTTGCCTACAAGGAATCGAACTGGATTACTGCACTACTTTGGGCGGTCTTGCTGTTCTGTTTAGGAAG CATTACTACATGTGGCTACATTATCTTGCAGTTCCTGAATCTTTCAACTCAAGAATCTATACAGGATCCAATTTACTTTGTCCTATTACGACGCCAGAAAAA GAATGAAACAGAACAAAGGAGGAAGTGTTCTCTTTTAACTGCAAGAATTCTATCTCTTGTTTTGGGCTGTCTGATGCTAGGGACACTGATTTACACCATTGTAACTGATGGTTCTCCATTTCGCAGAGATGTTTTCACTCC GTGGCTGTCAGCAACACTAGTTGATTTCTATGTCAATATTGTGGCTCTCTCG GTCTGGGTTGCATATAAGGAATCAAGTTGGCTAAGTGCAGCTTTCTGGATAATACTATTAATTTGTTTTGGCAG CATCAGCACATGCGCCTATATTGCTCTACAGCTTTTCAGTCTCTCATCTCAAGATCCCGTCTACCTTATTCTTTTCAGCAGCCGCAACAG GGCAGAAAACGGGTATGAAGGAATCAACTGA
- the LOC104118604 gene encoding ras-related protein Rab7, with protein sequence MSMRRRTLLKVIVLGDSGVGKTSLMNQYVHKKFSQQYKATIGADFVTKELQIDDRLVTLQIWDTAGQERFQSLGVAFYRGADCCVLVYDVNVMRSFDNLDNWHEEFLKQANPPDPKTFPFILLGNKIDIDGGNSRVVSEKKAKEWCASKGIPYFETSAKEDINVDAAFLSIAKTALANEHEQDIYFQGIPEAVSETEQRGGCAC encoded by the exons ATGTCTATGCGTAGGAGAACCTTGCTTAAAGTCATCGTCCTCGGCGATAGTGG GGTTGGTAAAACGTCATTAATGAATCA ATACGTACACAAGAAGTTCAGCCAGCAATATAAAGCTACAATTGGAGCTGATTTCGTGACAAAAGAGCTTCAAATTGATGACAGGCTTGTTACTCTCCAA ATATGGGATACAGCTGGCCAAGAGAGATTTCAGAGTCTTGGAGTTGCATTCTATAGAGGTGCAGATTGCTGCGTTTTGGTCTATGATGTCAATGTTATGAGATCCTTTGATAACCTTGACAATTGGCATGAAGAATTTCTCAAACAG GCTAATCCACCAGACCCTAAAACATTTCCTTTCATATTACTGGGGAACAAGATTGATATAGATGGTGGAAATAGCAGAGTG GTTTCTGAGAAGAAAGCAAAGGAATGGTGTGCTTCAAAAGGGATACCTTACTTTGAGACATCAGCGAAAGAGGATATAAATGTTGATGCTGCATTCTTGTCTATTGCAAAAACTGCTTTGGCCAATGAACATGAGCAAGATAT ATACTTCCAGGGCATTCCGGAGGCAGTTTCAGAGACGGAGCAAAGAGGTGGCTGTGCATGTTAA
- the LOC104118611 gene encoding probable WRKY transcription factor 51, which yields MFGSSTFQETINISHQTINPNFAFSPLINMNQDHCHNMYQDFDTSFIDQLINDSEEYSNSNNSFNTSLYSQNPFMQQEISTSTYSGSCSSASSFDATPTNIHMNENSSKGIEKEKKAEKHAIAFRTKTELEILDDGYKWRKYGKKKVKSNTNPRNYYKCSSGCCKVKKKVERDGNDSSYLITTYEGKHNHESPFIIYCQEKSTVSFHNDQWSLQLADSLW from the exons ATGTTTGGCTCTTCCACTTTCCAAGAAACAATCAATATTTCTCATCAAACTATAAACCCTAATTTTGCCTTTTCTCCTCTCATCAATATGAATCAAGATCATTGCCACAATATGTATCAAGATTTTGACACTTCGTTTATTGATCAGTTGATTAATGATAGTGAAGAATATTCCAACTCAAATAACAGCTTTAATACTTCACTTTATTCACAAAATCCTTTCATGCAACAAGAGATAAGCACTAGTACCTATAGTGGAAGCTGCTCATCAGCTAGTTCATTTGATGCCACACCAACAAATATTCACATGAATGA AAATTCAAGCAAGGGGATAGAGAAAGAAAAGAAGGCTGAAAAGCATGCAATTGCTTTTAGAACAAAGACCGAGCTTGAGATCTTGGATGATGGATACAAATGGAGGAAATATGGAAAAAAGAAGGTGAAAAGTAACACAAATCCAAG GAATTACTACAAGTGTTCAAGTGGATGTTGCAAGGTAAAGAAGAAGGTGGAAAGAGATGGAAATGATTCCAGCTATTTGATAACAACATATGAAGGAAAACACAATCATGAAAGCCCCTTTATCATTTACTGCCAAGAAAAGTCAACAGTCAGTTTTCACAATGATCAATGGAGTTTGCAATTAGCAGATTCTTTGTGGTGA
- the LOC104118591 gene encoding uncharacterized protein isoform X2, with product MAVTLAIALKSLFAVLGCLASAVVIYTVVTDGLPFRLELLTPWMAATLIDFYINIFAIGSWVAYKESNWITALLWAVLLFCLGSITTCGYIILQFLNLSTQESIQDPIYFVLLRRQKKNETEQRRKCSLLTARILSLVLGCLMLGTLIYTIVTDGSPFRRDVFTPWLSATLVDFYVNIVALSVWVAYKESSWLSAAFWIILLICFGSISTCAYIALQLFSLSSQDPVYLILFSSRNRKRV from the exons ATGGCTGTAACATTGGCAATTGCATTAAAAAGTCTCTTCGCCGTGTTGGGATGTTTGGCCTCAGCCGTTGTAATCTATACTGTCGTCACAGATGGCCTCCCTTTCCGCTTAGAACTCCTCACCCc GTGGATGGCAGCAACCTTGATAGATTTCTACATCAACATTTTTGCAATAGGG TCCTGGGTTGCCTACAAGGAATCGAACTGGATTACTGCACTACTTTGGGCGGTCTTGCTGTTCTGTTTAGGAAG CATTACTACATGTGGCTACATTATCTTGCAGTTCCTGAATCTTTCAACTCAAGAATCTATACAGGATCCAATTTACTTTGTCCTATTACGACGCCAGAAAAA GAATGAAACAGAACAAAGGAGGAAGTGTTCTCTTTTAACTGCAAGAATTCTATCTCTTGTTTTGGGCTGTCTGATGCTAGGGACACTGATTTACACCATTGTAACTGATGGTTCTCCATTTCGCAGAGATGTTTTCACTCC GTGGCTGTCAGCAACACTAGTTGATTTCTATGTCAATATTGTGGCTCTCTCG GTCTGGGTTGCATATAAGGAATCAAGTTGGCTAAGTGCAGCTTTCTGGATAATACTATTAATTTGTTTTGGCAG CATCAGCACATGCGCCTATATTGCTCTACAGCTTTTCAGTCTCTCATCTCAAGATCCCGTCTACCTTATTCTTTTCAGCAGCCGCAACAG AAAACGGGTATGA